The Acinetobacter sp. GSS19 genome includes a region encoding these proteins:
- a CDS encoding SAM-dependent methyltransferase, with protein MDFMIQQSLKLIEQGIIPDQAIRAAIRTLCKKRLAQEGRYDPERAAQRYMQVLQDLKRSAIAIETDKANEQHYELPTAFFQAVLGKRLKYSACYFADKHTSLNDAEEAALRLYSQRAQLQDGQQILELGCGWGSFTLWMAEHYPNAKITAVSNSATQREYIEAQAKARNFNNLTVITQDVNLLELPVESFDRVVSVEMFEHVRNYAKLFEKIQRWLKPEGRLWCHIFCHRFLHYPFESKTEYDWMSRYFFSGGLMPATSTFLHFQQHLQLEQHWQWSGEHYQRTANAWLDNMDQQQQHLKPLFTQIYGNDAQIWWQRWRIFFMACAELFGLEQGQEWVIGHYLFRKNELLTDSK; from the coding sequence ATGGATTTTATGATTCAACAATCGCTCAAACTGATTGAGCAGGGCATTATTCCTGATCAGGCGATTCGTGCCGCAATTCGGACCTTGTGTAAAAAACGTCTGGCTCAGGAGGGACGTTATGATCCCGAGCGTGCCGCACAACGCTATATGCAGGTTTTGCAGGATCTGAAACGGAGCGCAATTGCGATTGAAACCGATAAGGCCAATGAACAGCACTATGAATTGCCTACGGCTTTTTTTCAGGCCGTACTGGGCAAACGCTTGAAATATAGCGCCTGTTATTTTGCCGACAAGCACACTTCTTTAAATGATGCTGAAGAGGCAGCACTCCGTCTGTATAGTCAGCGTGCCCAATTACAGGATGGCCAACAGATTTTGGAGTTGGGGTGTGGTTGGGGGTCATTCACCTTGTGGATGGCCGAGCATTATCCGAATGCGAAAATCACCGCGGTTTCTAATTCGGCGACCCAGCGTGAGTATATTGAAGCACAAGCCAAAGCGCGAAATTTCAATAACCTCACGGTGATCACTCAGGATGTCAATTTGCTTGAGCTGCCGGTAGAATCATTTGACCGTGTGGTTTCGGTGGAAATGTTCGAGCATGTGCGCAATTATGCAAAGCTGTTTGAAAAAATCCAGCGTTGGCTGAAACCTGAAGGGCGTTTGTGGTGTCATATTTTCTGCCATCGCTTTTTGCACTATCCGTTTGAAAGCAAAACAGAATATGATTGGATGTCACGCTACTTTTTCAGTGGTGGCCTGATGCCAGCAACCAGTACCTTTTTGCATTTTCAGCAACATTTACAGTTGGAACAGCATTGGCAATGGTCAGGCGAACATTACCAGCGCACAGCCAATGCCTGGTTGGACAATATGGATCAACAGCAACAGCATCTCAAACCGCTCTTCACCCAGATTTATGGCAATGACGCCCAGATCTGGTGGCAGCGCTGGCGGATCTTCTTTATGGCCTGTGCCGAACTGTTTGGTTTGGAGCAAGGTCAGGAGTGGGTGATCGGTCATTACCTGTTCCGTAAAAATGAACTGCTCACAGATTCAAAATAA
- a CDS encoding DUF1295 domain-containing protein, translated as MQWSLLFYLDLGIMLLCWLLCSRNRRAGLVDAAWSFCILLNILITLLFFAQAPWAVRWILGLCSALWFARLSWHLLRRYAQEKQEDRRYANMRRAMGGYQHLGFLLFFIFQVGLSILFSAPIVSLLQLPAEQWQNGWPIALVVAIVVMAVAFIGESMADQQLYRFKQNPANQGKTLDQGLWRYSRHPNYFFEWLHWFAYPLVGLAAGMYWLWIYPLLMWLFLYYITGIPFSEQQALRNRGQNYRDYQSRTSIFIPWKPKQ; from the coding sequence ATGCAATGGTCACTATTATTCTATCTTGATTTAGGCATCATGTTGCTCTGCTGGCTGCTGTGTAGCCGGAATCGGCGTGCTGGTCTGGTAGATGCTGCATGGAGCTTTTGTATTCTGCTGAATATCCTGATCACCCTGTTGTTTTTCGCGCAAGCACCCTGGGCGGTTCGCTGGATACTTGGGCTGTGCAGTGCATTGTGGTTTGCACGGCTGAGTTGGCATTTGCTGCGCCGTTATGCGCAAGAAAAACAAGAAGACCGTCGTTATGCCAACATGCGCCGCGCGATGGGAGGCTATCAGCATCTGGGTTTTTTGCTATTTTTTATTTTTCAGGTAGGACTGTCAATTCTATTTTCAGCGCCAATAGTCAGTCTGCTGCAGCTTCCGGCTGAACAGTGGCAGAACGGTTGGCCGATTGCACTGGTCGTAGCTATTGTAGTGATGGCAGTCGCCTTTATCGGTGAAAGTATGGCTGATCAACAATTGTACCGTTTTAAACAAAACCCTGCCAACCAGGGCAAAACGCTCGATCAAGGTTTGTGGCGTTACTCGCGCCATCCCAATTATTTTTTTGAATGGTTGCACTGGTTTGCCTATCCACTAGTTGGATTGGCCGCTGGCATGTACTGGTTATGGATTTACCCGCTATTGATGTGGCTATTTTTGTACTACATCACCGGAATTCCATTCAGTGAGCAGCAGGCGTTAAGAAACCGGGGACAGAATTATCGTGATTATCAGTCCAGAACTTCAATCTTTATTCCGTGGAAACCCAAACAGTAG